TCGGTCCAATTCTTGCGGCGGGTCCAATCGTAGCTACACTGACAGGGGCTGCCATCGGAGTAGGAGCAGGCGGACTGGTGGGCGGATTAATCGGACTCGGTATTCCCGAGGATGAGGCCAGAGATTATGAAGGCTATATCGACAGCGGCAAAATCCTCGTCCTCGTCGATGACAACGGCCGTGGAAGAGATATCCATACCGTATTCCGGGGTAACCGTTCACTCAACTCCAACCGGTACGACAGCCTCTACCCGGAGGATACCAGAGTCGGCAACTCTTTGGGCAACAGGGGCGCGATGAACGCAGACCGTGATCCGGACCTCTACAACCGCGACAAAATCTAAAAATTAGAGCAAGCTTATGCTTGCATTCATAGCTTAACCAAAAACTGCCTGCGGCGAACATGCCCGGGCAGTTTTTGGTGCTTATTTAGGAAATTATAATATCCGTCTGCTATGGATAAGGGAGGAACAGAGACCGCATGAGTGAATAAGGAACCACAATGTATGCGAAAAACCGAACACAATTGGACTGGGAGTGCTACGTAGGCTAAATGTAATCGAAAAACCGAACACAATTGGACTGGGGGCGCTACGTAGGCTGTGCATTTATCGCAGGTTGTACCAGAAGTATTTTCACAGAAAAACCGAATACAATAGATGCCGCTGCGCGGAGGGAAGGGCCCCATGCATCACAGCCAGTAAAATTTTAAGAGGAATCCTGCAAAAAGTGCAACAATACTGCCCCAAAGAAGCGGTCTATGCTGAAATCCTGCACGAACTGCAACAAGTTCAGCGCTAACTTGCTCTAAACACTGAAATTTGTGCAAATAATGCAACATTGTTCTTCAACCAGTAAAAGGTATAGAGAAATCCTGCAAAAATTGCAACATTACTGCTCCTTAAAAGCGGCCAGTGAGAGAGGCATTAGCATCATTCACCCGGCAGAGTGATTTTGTGCTGATTAACCTAATTGTGCTAAAGGATGATTCTGGTTAGGATCAGATCCGTCTGCTCCTCTTCACCCATATAGAAGGAGTGAGTGCCTGTTTGTACAAAATTTAATTT
This genomic interval from Paenibacillus sp. FSL H8-0332 contains the following:
- a CDS encoding general stress protein, with protein sequence MTEKIIGVFDTEQEATRAIESLQSQGFTNDEISVITKDRDDLKHISEDTGTMAPEGVATGAATGGVVGGITGLLAGIGALAIPGIGPILAAGPIVATLTGAAIGVGAGGLVGGLIGLGIPEDEARDYEGYIDSGKILVLVDDNGRGRDIHTVFRGNRSLNSNRYDSLYPEDTRVGNSLGNRGAMNADRDPDLYNRDKI